A genomic window from Synergistota bacterium includes:
- a CDS encoding response regulator produces MEDEELLRKELALALRLEGFNVFEASNGKEALEILSEREIDVVITDIRMPCMDGITLLRKIKDIDPLVEVILITGHGDVNTAIAAVKYEAFDFLRKPVDVEELVLTLKDALTKRKANIEMKRYQEHLERKVIEKTVSLRDAMDSLERLSEGIMKALASAIEARDPYTEGHGKRVGEYSALIARELGLNGNDGIFKLAGLLHDIGKIGIPDSILLKPSSLTKEEFEIIKLHPVLGYMIVEPIEFLGEAKDWIRCHHERLDGSGYPSGLSGDQIPLGASILAVADIFDACTSARAYRPPMSVERTLEIIEKDAKEGKLDPEVVKVALKVFREIKPKEKVSSILSFLIEEKIRKKMRG; encoded by the coding sequence GTGGAGGATGAGGAGCTTTTAAGAAAGGAGCTCGCCTTAGCTCTAAGACTGGAGGGGTTCAATGTTTTTGAAGCGAGTAATGGAAAGGAAGCGCTTGAAATACTTTCGGAAAGAGAGATAGATGTCGTTATAACCGATATAAGAATGCCTTGTATGGATGGAATAACGCTTCTCAGGAAAATAAAGGATATAGATCCTTTAGTGGAGGTCATCTTGATTACAGGGCATGGAGATGTTAACACGGCTATAGCGGCGGTTAAGTATGAGGCCTTCGATTTTCTTAGAAAGCCTGTTGATGTGGAAGAGCTCGTATTAACACTTAAGGATGCCCTAACTAAGAGGAAAGCGAACATTGAAATGAAGCGCTATCAGGAACACCTTGAAAGGAAGGTAATAGAGAAAACCGTTTCCCTGAGAGATGCGATGGATAGCCTTGAGAGACTTTCTGAGGGAATAATGAAGGCGTTAGCGAGTGCTATAGAAGCACGAGATCCATATACGGAGGGACATGGTAAAAGAGTGGGGGAGTACTCAGCTTTGATAGCAAGAGAGCTGGGGCTTAACGGAAATGATGGCATTTTTAAGCTTGCAGGACTTCTTCATGATATAGGTAAGATAGGCATACCGGACAGCATATTGTTAAAGCCCTCTTCGTTAACCAAAGAAGAGTTTGAGATTATAAAGCTTCATCCTGTTTTGGGATATATGATAGTTGAACCCATAGAGTTTCTTGGGGAGGCTAAGGACTGGATAAGATGCCATCACGAGAGGTTAGACGGTAGTGGGTATCCATCGGGTCTTAGTGGGGACCAGATTCCGCTTGGAGCAAGCATACTAGCGGTTGCGGACATTTTTGATGCCTGTACTTCCGCGAGGGCTTATAGACCTCCTATGAGCGTGGAAAGGACTCTCGAAATCATTGAGAAGGATGCAAAAGAGGGGAAGCTTGACCCTGAGGTAGTTAAGGTGGCTTTGAAGGTTTTTCGAGAGATAAAGCCAAAAGAGAAGGTTTCTTCAATTCTTTCCTTCCTCATAGAAGAAAAAATAAGGAAGAAAATGAGAGGGTGA
- a CDS encoding Na/Pi cotransporter family protein has protein sequence MREILFLPAGLSLFLFGIRTSGEGLKELLGGRLKRLFESVSRYRSLSLLVGVLLSVAVQSSTAATSLLASMINAGILTFLQSVDVMIGASLGTTITTQILAFKVSSYSPYLLFIGYIMSFWLKGKARNVGRVIWGFAIVFFGMLLTEEALSSIKGSPVFALFKKEMSPLYLFALSFAFTTIFQSSALTLGLALSMASQGLLSLQGAFFVILGAHVAASSTVLLVSLGMRREALALAWSSFIYKALGSVFISLMALPLVKLASALSLYPPRQVALLHLEVASINAILFWFSTSFLVRLSIRFAFSREGVEDFEKPLFLEERALALPEWACYLATKETIRVGEMLEYQLLRAKYLLLGEETKREPFASISDSIFRLVDSVASYVGKVEGMPEEKLRLFTVLGDIKQASGILRDSILSLLENGFQREARGREEKIEEIMDNLSELLKVSLGAFALSDKLMIRKAKGLKRFMEREIREFLITEKLEGNSLWLDFSSFVRRFSDQCYYIVREAR, from the coding sequence TTGAGGGAGATTCTCTTTCTACCTGCAGGATTATCTCTTTTCCTGTTTGGAATAAGAACATCAGGTGAAGGACTTAAGGAGCTTCTTGGAGGAAGACTAAAAAGGCTCTTCGAATCGGTGAGCAGGTACAGAAGCCTTTCTCTGCTGGTCGGTGTGCTTCTTTCAGTCGCCGTTCAGAGTAGTACGGCGGCTACATCGCTCCTTGCGAGTATGATAAATGCGGGTATTCTGACCTTTCTTCAATCTGTTGATGTAATGATAGGTGCCAGTCTTGGAACCACAATTACAACTCAGATACTTGCCTTTAAGGTTTCATCTTATTCACCATATCTTCTCTTTATAGGGTATATCATGTCTTTTTGGCTCAAAGGAAAAGCGCGAAATGTGGGGAGAGTGATATGGGGATTTGCGATAGTCTTCTTCGGAATGCTTCTTACAGAGGAAGCACTCTCTTCCATAAAAGGGAGTCCCGTCTTTGCTCTTTTTAAGAAGGAAATGTCCCCTCTTTATCTTTTTGCGCTGAGTTTTGCCTTCACCACCATCTTTCAAAGCAGTGCTTTGACCCTTGGACTTGCTTTATCGATGGCGTCTCAGGGATTGCTTTCACTTCAAGGGGCTTTTTTCGTTATACTCGGAGCTCATGTAGCCGCTTCCTCTACGGTTCTTTTGGTCTCTCTTGGAATGAGGAGAGAAGCGCTTGCCCTCGCATGGTCATCTTTTATATATAAAGCTCTTGGATCGGTTTTTATCTCGCTGATGGCGCTCCCTCTTGTTAAACTTGCATCTGCTCTCTCTTTATATCCCCCAAGGCAAGTTGCTCTTCTTCATCTTGAGGTTGCCTCGATTAACGCAATTTTATTCTGGTTTTCCACTTCCTTCCTTGTTCGCCTTTCTATTAGATTTGCTTTTTCCCGCGAGGGCGTTGAGGATTTTGAAAAACCGCTTTTTCTGGAAGAGAGAGCTCTCGCTCTTCCAGAATGGGCATGCTATCTTGCGACTAAGGAAACGATAAGGGTTGGGGAGATGCTTGAATATCAACTTCTGAGGGCGAAGTATCTTCTTTTGGGAGAGGAAACGAAAAGAGAGCCATTTGCGAGCATTAGTGATTCCATCTTTCGTCTCGTTGATTCGGTTGCTTCCTACGTTGGTAAGGTTGAGGGAATGCCAGAGGAGAAGCTAAGGCTCTTTACGGTCTTAGGGGATATAAAGCAAGCAAGTGGAATCTTGAGAGATTCTATTCTCTCTCTCTTGGAAAATGGTTTCCAGCGGGAGGCAAGAGGAAGGGAAGAGAAGATAGAAGAGATAATGGACAATTTGTCCGAACTTCTTAAGGTCTCCCTTGGAGCGTTTGCTCTTTCTGATAAACTTATGATAAGAAAGGCGAAGGGCCTTAAGCGTTTTATGGAGAGGGAGATAAGGGAATTTTTAATTACCGAGAAGCTTGAGGGGAATAGCCTATGGCTTGACTTTTCCTCTTTTGTGCGAAGGTTCTCAGACCAGTGCTATTATATAGTGAGGGAGGCGAGGTAA